Below is a genomic region from Triticum dicoccoides isolate Atlit2015 ecotype Zavitan chromosome 5A, WEW_v2.0, whole genome shotgun sequence.
TGTCTCCGACCGTCCAGTAGGCGGCCCGTTTGGTGCTCCCTGCGAAATAGATGGGGGCGAACTCCCTGTCGCGGCAGACTGGTGTGCTGCTACGTGCGGCCCCGGAGGTCCAGCCGCCGCCGGCAGACGAGAAGGCGCAGGCCCTGGCGTTGCGGTCCCCAAAGCGAAAGAGCGCGCACGTCACCCTGAAGTTTGCCAGGCTGATGCCCGCGGCCGCGTCCTCGTCCTCGCCGTCGAGGAGGAAAGCGCCCAGCATGTGGCAGCCGTGGAACCACGCCGAGCGAGGGATTTCCCTGTAGCGTCGCCTCAGGGGATCGCAGATGAGGAGGCCTGGCGCCAGCTCCGAGTGGAAGAGGAGCAGCAGGCCGCCCCGGATGTCGGCGAGCTCCCAGCCGCAATCGCCAAACTGCCCCCGCGGGAGGAAGTCGAGCGCGAGGTTCCGAGCGGCGACGGCGTCCGCCCacggcgaggaagaggaggaggacgggACGAATACGGGGTTCAGGCCAGGCGGACGCGGGTGGCCGTGGCGCTCGTTGACGCGGTAGTGGCCGACAACGTGGTCGGACGACGCGCCGTGGAGAGAGCCGAACCGGCGGAggaagccgccgccgtcgcccgcgatTACGTTGCGCCATCGCTTGCAGGTGCGCGCGGCACGGATGAGGTGGGCAGGCGAGGGGAGGCGCAGGAACACCAGCTCGAGAACCTCGCCCGGAACGTCGTCAATATCTCCCTCCCGCGCGGGTACCCGCCGGGAAttcttgcggcggcggcggcggcggcggccgtcccCCATGGCCACCCGGATCTGTGGGATCTGGGTTTCGCCCACGAGGAGGATCACTCCGCACACGTTTTTCTTAACGGGCAAGGGTCTcgaaggaaaaaaggaaagaaattaCAAACCAGTCATTCCATCTTGCAAAGAGGACCCAGAACAAAAGAGAGTAAAATGCATGCGCAGTCCTAATTACTTTACGAAAATGTTAAGTCAGTCCCAAATCTATGAAAAATGCAATCGCAGTCTTAAATCTTTGTAAGTGGTCCATTGCTATCGGCCTCTGACCTGTGTTGACCGGCTAGCCTGATGCTTTGACCACCGCCATGTAGGCATTATTTTGCACGGATCCTCTTTGTGAAGATGAACCTCTTTGTTTTTATTTAGTCCGCGCATtaattttggtcaaagtcaaattttATAAACTTTAACAaattttataaacaaaaatatgaacatatacaataatgaatcaataccattagattcattattgaatgtactttcatgtCGTATAAATTTGTTATGTTAAATGTTTAtatatttttttataaacttggtcaaactttataaaaaaTTATTGAACCTCCTCCTCCATGCATATGTTGGCCAGACCAAGCAGCGTGATGTGTCGTTGCGGGTactggagtaggtttctcggtcggTGTACCTGTTTAATGACGGCGGGAGGATGAACGTGTAACCCATTTGATTGCGGTATATATCCACCCCATCCAGTCACGTCACTCCGACATTGATCAGACGCAAAAGACCGGGATGCGGCGCGGCGGCGCTCTCGGCCGGTGCGTGATACGTCTctgacgtatctatagttttttcttgttcatgctattatattattattgCCATATACTTTTGTTACCATTTTAGATCATTTCATATTATTTTTCTGGACAAACATATCAAGTTAGTGTTCAGTGTCAGTTGatgttttctgtttgttttttggtttacagaaaatcaatacctatGGAGGTCCAAACACGATGCCAATTTTTGACAATTTTTGTTGGACCAAAAAAAACATAGGAAGCTTCGGAAGTCATCGAGAGGATGCTCAGGGCCCCACAAGGGTAGGTGGCACGACCGGGGGGTGGTCACGCCACCCATACTTGTGGACCCCGTGAGGCTCCATTTGATCTAATTCCTGACCTATAAATTCACATAATTTTCAAACCCTTGGAGCGAGACCTGCAACAATTTTATTGCTGGCAGAAGCCTATGTTCCGAAGCGAGAAAGGTTCAGATTTATTATAAAAGTTCACCGGAAGTACGAAGCACCTCCAACATAATGAATTTTTTAAAAACTTTTAGACCATCGAACGACCACTACCGCCGTCAAAACGAACTGTCGGCGCTCCACTGTCCCCACTACCCTGCTGGAGCCGACTTGACCTTGTGATGATAACCGGGAAGTCTTCATACACGTGCCCATGAGGACCAAGGCTATGTAGCCACGGTCGTGAGCGTTAAACCCTTGAATATAAtatctgaaccacctgataatattAAATCTCGCCACACAACGAGAAACTCTGATCTCGCCGCCCTAAGAAAACAACAGGAATCTACATTGGAGCTCCATCTACTATGCCCAGATGAACAAACTCAAGGAGAACCAGAGCACGGAAGACAAACTCAAAGAATAAGCACCGCTATCTCCCGAAACGCCACACCTGCGAGAGCTAaaaaaccctaacctaaactaGTAGCTAGAACGGAGGCACCGGGATTCCCTTCCCATCAACCAGCTATTGGAGCGGTAGGCAGAGGAGAGGAGAATCTACGGGCTCAATAACAAAGTCTTGAGGAGAGAGTTTGCCCTAGCCAAGAAATAGGGGAGGAAACACCAAAGACTCCACACATGGTGCAGACACTGATTGATTTTTGTCCCACAATACACAAGGAAACCCTAAAGTGCCCATTATTATTGTTGATAAAAAGAACTTAAAGGAAGAAACCTGCAGATGTGTTGCACATGTCTGCCACACAGAGAAAGCAATAATGAGAGAAATACAAATAAGAGAAAGGCGTGTTTAAGTCTTTTGTCCGTACACTTGTCTGAATTTTCCCGTCAATTCTTGCTACAAAAGTTAGGCAGACAAGCGATAGACAAATATACAATCTTCTAACATATGAACTCACTAATGAAATGCTTACAGTCCACTAACTTATATATGCAGATTTTTTCATTAGAGTTTACTAGTACATAGCTACCGGTCTATTACTCCAGTCAAAAAAAAAGTTACCAGTCTATTACTCCAGTAAAAAAAATTGCCTGTCTATTACCCCATATGTATGTGATAGCATATCTCAGCAATAACGGTAAATTTGGCAAGTACTCCTTCTATCCTAAAATGTACTTTTTTTACATGATAATACGCGTCTCATTCATACCATAAAGATTAAAGTATAAGTCACGTaatgaccgacatgacaaaactgaaaagatagcagaacatctctgagcttgacaccaacgcccgtcacctgcctccggcaccaccacagcagccatCAAAGAAAAGAATGAcagatcacctcctcacccgagctcaacgcggctccatcgctgatatgcagcttcgcggacctccaaggtggctcaccaaaagtgaagccgttgccgttgaacgaatcagaccggggcaacaccccggacacgccatcgaactctagatctagcaccccgccacgactaagacgccgaaggaggaaaccatacctgtcatccacgaaccacgaactcAGCACACGTTCCGTCTTTCAGATgttgtcgatgcagaccacaatcggcATCTGCTCctagactacctcccaagctccgcgtcgatgctggagcaaacgccgtcgcaacggcggagcccgaggacacaagtccaccacaaggatgccgccgccgccacaccatccttacttgaacagactGATTTCCAAATCCATCTCCAACCATAAGACCGATGGCCTTGTCAGGGAGGATCCAAAGAATCTTTATTTAACaccgtcatcgtcgccgtcgaaaccAAGACGATAAATTGTGTAAAAACCTAAGCTACGAAGATGTAAAAATGATCCACACGCGTAGATCCCGtgaccccctcaccaccgacgaccgaggtcgccggcggagaGGAGCCGCCGGAGGACGACGCTAGAAAATTGGCGGtccgtggcggcggctagggttgaagCCGCCAGGAACAAGAGGAACGCGTTTCGCCTGAGTCGTCGTTTGCCAACGTGCACTTGgttcctaaaatgtactcctaaatCACTTTTAACATTATGCTAGTGTAAAAAATACTTTTACATTGTGAGACGGAGGGAATAATTAGCACCTGCAAGCCAAATGATAACCGAGGGAGTACTCCCCGGAAACGCATCCTAATTTGTTCAAAGaataaacattttttatatattttttcccaAAGGAAAATCACCCTTTAACCAGGCGTGCAGGTTTGTAGGGTCTAGGCCACCGCAGTCCGTCTCCTTCTCCACGCCGAATTCGTCACGTATAAAACGGCCAGCACCTCCCTCCCGTGGCCTCCCTCTTTATTTCCGCGGAACGGCGGCGTGCGGGACTTCGTTTCTTGCGCCTTATTTCCTTTCCCCATGGCGGAGCACGGAGAGGAGGACCTGGCCGTCGCGGCCGCCAAGATTCTGCTCAGCCTCCGGAGCAGGACGCTCGTGCGGTGGCCGGA
It encodes:
- the LOC119302708 gene encoding uncharacterized protein LOC119302708, whose protein sequence is MGDGRRRRRRRKNSRRVPAREGDIDDVPGEVLELVFLRLPSPAHLIRAARTCKRWRNVIAGDGGGFLRRFGSLHGASSDHVVGHYRVNERHGHPRPPGLNPVFVPSSSSSSPWADAVAARNLALDFLPRGQFGDCGWELADIRGGLLLLFHSELAPGLLICDPLRRRYREIPRSAWFHGCHMLGAFLLDGEDEDAAAGISLANFRVTCALFRFGDRNARACAFSSAGGGWTSGAARSSTPVCRDREFAPIYFAGSTKRAAYWTVGDNVVLALHKDNAELFSGVVLGDAQYALLRDKRHATEYAYQLPWPPTIEACVT